The nucleotide sequence CATCACCCGGATTGCATCAGTGCTGAACCCCCTGAAAACAATATCATTGGAGCGGGAAAAAAGAAGCGCAAAACGTTCCGTTAAAAGATCAATATCTTCCAGCCTTTGGCGCAGTGGCGGTATTTCTACGGTAACTGTTCGGAGGCGGTAGTAAAGGTCCTGGCGAAACCGTCCTTTTTCTGTCTCTTGAGTCAGATTTTTGTTAGTGGCGGCGATCATTCTCACATCCACCTTTCTCGTTTTAGCGTCACCCACACGCATAAACTCACCTGACTCAAGAACCCGAAGGAGTTTAACCTGAGTCTCCACAGGCATTTCACCTATCTCATCTAGAAATACGGTACCGCCGTCAGCTTCTTCAAAGTATCCCTTTCTGTCTTCTGCCGCCCCAGTGAAAGAACCTTTCTTGTGACCAAAAAGTTCACTCTCAATGATCCCTTCCGGGATGGCGCCACAGTTCACGATCACCAGTGGTTTGGATGAACGGCGACTCTGTTTATGAATCGCTTTAGCCACAAGCTCCTTCCCTGTTCCCGATTCACCGATGATGAGCACCGAGATATCTACCGGTGCTACTTGGACGATCATTTCGAGGACCTGATCAATGCCCTGGGAAGTACCTATAATCCCTGAATTTCGCCTCACCATATCTAGTTCACTCATGTCAAAACCCCAGGCTCTTTTTCAAAATTGTGTTGGTACACTTTCCACATAGATGACAAAAGTTCCTCAAGACCGGAATGTATCGGCTCCCATCCCAGCGTTTCTTTGGCAAGTTTAGACGTAGCCACCAGCTCAGCTGGATCACCGGAACGACGATTAACGACGTTGTACGCTATATTCCGGCGTGTCACTTTTTCCGCCATTTTCACCACGTCCAAAACAGAATGGCTTTCGCCGGAAGAAAGATTTACAGTGAGGTGATCGTGAGAAAGCAAATAATCCAGTGCCAGCAAATGTGCTGAAGCCAAATCGGTGACATGAATATAATCCCGGATACCGGTGCCGTCAGGTGTGTCATAATCATTGCCAAACAGTTCAAAAACCTGTTTTTGTCCGCTGGCCACCTCCATAATAATAGGAACAAGATTGGCCGGGTTCTTTTCAAGCCCAAGGACACGACCATGATCGTCATAACCGGCGGCGTTGAAATAACGCAGAGCGGCGAATTTCACTCCTTTCAATTGACCGTACCACTTCAGGTACTGTTCAATAGCAAGTTTTGTGTAACCATAGTAGTTGATAGGTTCCGTTGGGTGATCCTCGTCCATGGGAAGATACTCAGGATAGCCGTATACGGCCGCCGTTGAGGAAAAAACGATTGTCTTCACTTTATCAGCTACCATGGTATTCAGCAAAGTCAATGTGCCTGAAATGTTGTTTGTAGAATATTTTTCGGGATCTGTCATGGACTCCCCCGCTGC is from Candidatus Neomarinimicrobiota bacterium and encodes:
- the galE gene encoding UDP-glucose 4-epimerase GalE, whose amino-acid sequence is MKVLVTGGAGYIGSHIVLDLLNADHEVVILDDMSRGAEKNIHADAQFIRGSTLDASKVRKALAGGVEAVVHLAAFKAAGESMTDPEKYSTNNISGTLTLLNTMVADKVKTIVFSSTAAVYGYPEYLPMDEDHPTEPINYYGYTKLAIEQYLKWYGQLKGVKFAALRYFNAAGYDDHGRVLGLEKNPANLVPIIMEVASGQKQVFELFGNDYDTPDGTGIRDYIHVTDLASAHLLALDYLLSHDHLTVNLSSGESHSVLDVVKMAEKVTRRNIAYNVVNRRSGDPAELVATSKLAKETLGWEPIHSGLEELLSSMWKVYQHNFEKEPGVLT
- a CDS encoding sigma-54-dependent Fis family transcriptional regulator, whose protein sequence is MSELDMVRRNSGIIGTSQGIDQVLEMIVQVAPVDISVLIIGESGTGKELVAKAIHKQSRRSSKPLVIVNCGAIPEGIIESELFGHKKGSFTGAAEDRKGYFEEADGGTVFLDEIGEMPVETQVKLLRVLESGEFMRVGDAKTRKVDVRMIAATNKNLTQETEKGRFRQDLYYRLRTVTVEIPPLRQRLEDIDLLTERFALLFSRSNDIVFRGFSTDAIRVMKQYDWPGNVRELRNFVESVILLEKGNKISSEIVLKHLEPMVGGASPNLPVPVDKSSGQAERELILQQLLFLRQDMRDIKSLFSGGKIDHSGEIGYLNSGGGLNLTALEGDVGNLIKSGAIGDMSVKDLEMELISRTLKKFNKNRRKTARALGISERTLYRKINDYGLEKKQKRFRDENE